One Nicotiana tomentosiformis chromosome 1, ASM39032v3, whole genome shotgun sequence genomic window, aAGCCtagtgaactttaaaacttctaacttctacatccgataCCGAAACTtctcaaatcaagtccgattgacctccaattttgcacacaagtcataactgatatTATGgaactactccaacttccgaaatcagaatttgaccccgatatcaacaagtccactctcggtcaaatttttcaaaaatcatccaattttccaactttcgcaaattaacgccgaaatgtcctacggacctccaaatcaacatccaaacacgctcctaagatcaaaatcaccatatggaactattggaattgtcaaaacttcattccggagtggTCTTCACACAATTCGAACTACaatcaattcctacgacttaaacttctattttaggggctacgtatcccatttcactccgaaactaaaaaccaaccctcccggcaagtcacataaccaaagaatgaaatagagggagcaataaataggggtgcATAGATAATTctctcaaaacgatcgaccggatcgttacatcctccccctcttaaaacaaacattcatcctcgaacgagtatagagacatacctgaagtggtgaaaagatgaggataacggctgtgcatatcatgctcggtctcccaagtcgcctcatcgaccagatgacccctccactgaaccttcactaatgcgatgttctttgaccttaactttcggacctgcctgtccaaaatggctaccggctcctcaacataagatagatccttgtccaactggattgagatgaagtctaaaacatgagatggatcgccgtgatactttcgaagcatggaaacatggaacactggatgaactgcatagagactaggtggtagtgcaagtctgtaagccacctctccaaccctctcaagaatctcaaaaggcccgatatacctagggctcaacttgcccttcctcccgaacctcatagcacccttcatgggcaaaacacagagcaagacccactccccaaccatgaatgcaacatcgcaaaccttccgatcaacataactcttctgtctggattgggctgtacaaagtcgatcctgaattaatttaaccttttccaaagcatcctgaaccaaatctgtacccaatagcctagcctcacccggctcaaaccaacctactggagaccgacactgtctaccatacaaagcctcatacggggccatctgaatgctcgtctgataactattgttgtaggcgagctccgcaagtggcaagaactgatcccaagaacccccaaaatccatcacacacacacacacaaagcatatcctccaatatctgaatagtgcgctcggactgtccgtccgtctgagggtaaaataatatactcaactccacccgagtacccaactcatgttgtacggctctccagaaccgcgctgtaaactgcgtaccccggtcagagatgatagataccggctcaccatgaagcctgacaatatcgcaaatgtaaacctgagccagctgctccgaagagtaattagtaaccacaagaatgaaatgagctaacttggtcagtctattcacaatcacccaaactacatcgaacttccactgagtccgtgggagcccaataactaaatccatagtgatccattCCCATTTACACTCcgaaatctctagcttctgaagcagtccacctggccgctgatgctcatacttcacctgctgacaaattaggcaccgagctacatactccactatgcctttctttatccgcctccaccaatagtgctgcctcaagtcctaatacatcttcgcggcacctagatgaaaggagtaccacaaactgtgagcctcctagagaattaactcatgcaaaccatctacatttggcacacatagcatgccctgtatccgtaatacactgtcatctccaatagtgacttccttggcatcaccgtgctgaaccgtgtccttaaggacaagtagatgagggtcatcatactgatgctctttgatatgatcataaagagaagactgagaaaccacacaagccaaaaccctgctcggctcagaaacatccaatctgacaaactggttggccaaggcctgaacatccaaggctaaaggcctctctgctactggtagatatgctaaactgcccaaactctctgccttacgactcaaggcatcggccatcacattggccttcccaggatgatagagaataatgatatcataatccttaagcagctccaaccatctccgctgccgcaagttaagatccttctgtttaaacaaatgctgtagactccggtggtcggtgtagacctcacaagggacaccacacaaatagtgccgccagatcttcaaggcatgaataatagctgctaactcgatgtcggggacaagatagttcttcttatgcaccttcagctatctagacgcgtaggcaatcaccctaccatcctacatcaacacTGCACCAAGACTAATGCGCGacgtatcacaatacaccgtataggaccccgaactagtaggcaacaccaatactggggctgtagtcaaaacagtcttgagcttttgaaagctttcctcatactcctcggtccacctgaacagagcacccttctgggtcaatctagtcataggtgctgcaatagacgagaaaccctctacaaattgacggtaataccccgccaagccaagaaaacttcggatctctgtagttgaggatggtttgggccaactctgccctgcttcaatcttcttcgaatctaccttgatcccttcactcgatactacatgaccaaAAAATGCCATTGACTCTAGCCAGAATTcaaacttcaaaaattttgcatacaacttcttttctctcaaggtctgaagcacggtcctcaggtgctgctcatgatcctcctggctccaggagtacaccagaatgtcgtcaataaacacaatgacaaaagagtTAAGATAGGGataaaatacattgttcatcaagtgcatgaatgctgctggggtattggtcagcccaaaagatatcacaaggaactcgtaataacCATATCGAGTCataaaagtagtcttcgggatatatggctcccgaatattcaactgatgatagcttgaatgcaagtcgatcttagagaacactctggcacgctaaagctgatcaaataggtcatcaatacgtggcaatggatacctattcttcattgtaaccttgttcaactggcgataatcaatacacattcacatagaaccatccttctttcttacaaacaagacaggagcaccccaaggcgacacactgggccgaatgaagcccttatcaagcaactcttgcaactattCCTTTAACTCCTCCGACTCTGTTTGGGCTatacgatagggtggaatagaaatgggctgtgtgcccggtaacaaatcattaccaaagtcgatatctctgtcgggcggcatgctcgaAAGATCCGCCGGAAATacgtctggataatccctcactacctgAAGTGACTCGACTGTAGAAgtgtcagcactaacatccctcagaTATGCCAGATATGCATTGCGCCCCTTCTCAACCTTCCgccgagcctttagaaatgagaccaccctactaggaacataatctaatgtacctctccactctagccgtggtagacGTGGCATAGACaacgtcactgtcttggcgtgacaatccaggatagcgtgatagggcgacaaccagtccatgcccaaaataacatcaaaattcaccatactgagcaacaataaatcAGCTTTAGTCTTAAAatcactaagaacaaccaaacacgactgatacacacggtcaacaacaatagaatcacccatgggtgtagatatatagataggagaactcagagaatcacgagatacacccaaatactgagcaaaataagatgacacataggaataattggagcctggatcaaataagacggatgcatctctatgaaagaccggaacaatacctgtgatgacagaatCGAATGCAACTGCccctgtcctagcaggaagggcataatatctggcctggcctctccctctagggcgacctttaCCTGTCTTACCTCCACCTCAAGctagctgtgcaggtggagtggtagctgatgttgtaaccatagcctgaggacccattGGAGCACACGGTGCCTGAGTGGTaggtggaggtgcacccctcctgagtctggggcaatccctcaccatatgacgagtgtcaccacactcaaaaacaagctctcggaggacgtggctgctgtgactggctcgggcttgatcggctggactgactgCTGAAAGTATCCCatacaggaggtgcactagacaacgGCGGTGCATAATAAGAAGCCTGTGGCCTAGGAGTGGCTGGAGtaccgctggcggctggaagtgttGAATAAACAGGGCGACCCACATAGCCCCTACCCTGAcgagctgcagctggggcacgagtaccactatatgtgccagactctcgagacctcttggcctctctctcctccctctctcgagtcaacataccctccaatctcctagcaatccccactacctgctggtatgcgatgtccattttcaactctcgggccatgctaaatctgatactggggttgagcccctcaataaatcgacgaacctgctcccgaacagtagcaaccaaggctggtgcatgcatggacaaatcactgaaccagaccacatactctgacacggtcatagaaccctggcacaactgatcaaactctgcgtgccatgcatctctgagactttgGGGGATATACTCGctcaagaacatatctaagaACTAAGtctaagtgagtgaagctgcctcggccggactatccaactcatatgatcgccaccactgataggccactcctctaagctggaacgtagtgaaagaaatcCACTAGACtctgcaacacccatagtacggtggatacggtggcactcctcaagaaaaccctgggcatcctctgacgccaagtcactgaaagtaggagggtggtacttcttgtacctctcgagcctaagcAGCTCCCCCTCAAAAACTGCTGCCCTAatctcgggctgaactggagctaccggctgcatcggtatgACCTCAGAAACCTGGTCGACCTGGAACCGCTGCTCTGGGTTATGGAcggcgggagtctatgctcctccccggCCTACGATGTGGcgggagcaagtggtatcaactcTGCCTGAGCTAACatactgaacatgctcagaatcTGGGTGAGGGtttcctggagggctggtgcattaacaggcgtctcaggtgcctgccctccaactggagctactggtggctcctctgtagcagctcgtgcgggtgctctggctgcaccacgtggacgtcatctgcctctaccccggccccggcctctcacggcttTAGTAGGGGGCGCaagtgtctggtcatctgatctagctgtacgtgtcctcactatccgtgagagaatagaaagacagaaatttagaatctgaagttaaaatctcgcacgataaggaatcaaagaagtgaagcttttcctaacaattccatagccttccgaagataagtacagacgtctccataccgatccgcgagactctactaaacttgcttgtgactcataacacctataaaactagagctatgataccaacttatcacgacccaaattttcctccgtaggatgtcgtgacggcacctagtctctaagactagataagcctaacaattatgcggaataactgaatagaAAGGTGAAACTCAACCTCAgcatctgaaataaataagaattatgatacaaaatagttacaactcccaaaacctggtagaaataagtcacaagctctaaagagaaaatactaagtatctctatacatcagagtctaataaaaataaaaaaaacaacataataagggtagagggggactccgaggtctgcggacactggcagatgtaccttgaaatctccacgtACGGCTATCTCACTGGTACCTGGTCTGGTaagcagtacctggatctgcacaaaaagatatgcagaagtgtagtatgagcacaccacaacggtaccaagtaagtgccaagcctaacctcagtatagtagtgacgaggtaaggtcagggccctacaagaaataataggaaacaaggtAGAAGATATGATAATGTCATGAAATGACTAAGAAGTGAGcaatgagaaattacagaaatataacaacacagcaaatagaggcaaacaacaggggcgctcccgaggtaccgcctcgtagtcccaaatgtaaatacacaatAGAGGCATTCCCGAGGTActacctcatagtcccaaaagtaaatatgcaatagggacgctctcgaggtaccgccttgtagtcccaaaagtaaacacacaatagggggcgctcccgaggtaccgcctcatagtcccaaaagtaaatatgcaacagataaCTAACGGGACAATGAAATTatagcaaggaatcctacagttaaagaccgaatacaaaatcaaggaagTATGTAatccaactaagcatgttgcacaaattacaAGTAGCAGATAAGACACGTAGATatgcgatattaggctaaacatgatgactatgcatgctagagtaactcagttaaggaattaaaaagaaaactactcagcaagaactaAATTTTCAACATTTAACCCAAGTATGaaatcgtcacctcgcgtacacggccttcacatattgaaaataccataacagtacaaaaacctaaggggagtttcccccacacaaggttagacaagttacttacctcaaatctcgctcaatcaatcaataagaatgccttttcctcgactttccaactctgatcggctcgaatatagccaaaacaattacatactataaatataactataagaaactaatttaaataataaaattacgacTTAGCAAAGAACTATAAAATAGctccaaaaagtcaacctaggcccacgtctcgaaacccgacaaaattataaaatccgaacacccatttgataatgagtccaaccatacaagaattactcaaattcgacctcatttggcctttcaaaacccaaaatttCAGTCTAAGAACTTtcacatcccccccccccccaaattctttcaacccaaatccttaaatAAATTAAGAAATTAATGATAATTTAGTGGATACTAATAAAAAATGAGTGTAGAATCTTTATCcaaatgttttctctgaaaatctctcgaataatcgccacaaaccgagctctctaggtccaaaaatggataatgaaatcaaaccctcgaaaaaaTTTCCTTTTCTGTCCAGTCAAACCACATTTGCAGACAAGGTATCGCttttgcgatgccgcacctgcgaaaaaaccaTTGCAGGTGCAGAAATCACCCAAGTCCAggtcttccgcttctgcgggaatgCAACCGCACTTGCGACTACTGGCACTTCTAGGGAAAATGTCCCGCTTCTTCGACCACTGCTGGGCAAGGCCAGCTCCGCATCTGCAACTAAAACCTCGCTTATGTgagcccgcacctgcggcaaaccccaccgcaggtgcgatgacaccagaaccagcccaacACCAGCAATCctttaagtccaaaaatgatctgatgACAATccaaatcacacccgaggcccccagaacctcaaccaaatataccaaccagtcctaaaacatcaaacgaacttagtcgagcctttaaatcacatcaaacaatgcgtAAAATACTAATTGCACATCGATTTAAGCCtagtgaactttagaacttctaacctCTACATCTGataccgaaacttatcaaatcaagtccgattgacctccaattttgcacacaagtcataattgatattacggacctactccaacttccgaaattggaatttgaccctgatatcaacaagtccactcctggtcaaacttttcaaaaatcatccaatttttcaactttcgccaattaacgccaaaatgacctacggacctccaaatcaacatccaaacacgctcctaagaccaaaatcaccaaacgaaactattggaaccgtcaaaactccattccggagtggTCTTCACATAATTCGAACTACAGTCAATTCTTACgacttaaattttcattttagggactacgtgtcccatttcactccgaaaccaaaaaccaaccctcccggcaagtcacataaccacagaatgaaatagagggagaaataaataggggtgcggggataatactctcaaaacgatcgaccggatcgttacatcctccccctcttaaaacaaacattcgtcctcgaacgagtatagagacatacctaaagtggtgaaaagatgaggataacggctgcgcatatcatgctcggtctcccaagtcgcctcatcgacctgatgacccctccactgaaccttcacataCGGCTATCTCACTGGTACCTAGTCTGGTAAGCAGTAACTGGATATGCTcaaaaaaatgtacagaagtgtagtatgagcacaccacaacggtacccagtaagtgccaagcctaacctcagtagagtagtgacgaggtaaggttagggccctactggaaataataggaaacaaggtAGAAGATATGATAATGTAATGAAATGACTAAGAAGTGAGCAATGAGAAATTACAAAAAGAtaacaacacagcaaatagaggcAAACACAGggacgctcccgaggtaccgcctcgtagtcctaaatgtAAATACACATTAgaggcgctcccgaggtaccgcctcgtagtcccaaaagtaaatatgcaacagggacgctctcgaggtaccgccttgtagtcccaaaagtaaacacacaataggggcgctcccgaggtaccgcctcgtagtcccaaaagtaaatatgcaacagataaCCAATGGGACAATgaaattacagcaaggaatcctacagttaaagactgaatacaaaatcaaggaagcaggtaatccaactaagcatgttgcaaaaATTACAAGTAAcagataagacacgtagacatgcgatattaggctaaacatgatgactatgcatgctagagtaactcagttaaggaattaaaaagaaaactactcagcaATAACTGGATTTTCAACATttaacccgagtacgcactcgtcacctcgcgtacacagctttcacatattgaaaataccataacagtaccaagaCCTAAGGGGAGTTCTCCCCATtccctcccctccccctccccccacaaggttagacaagtcacttacctcaaatctcgctcaatcaatcaataagaatgcaTTTCCCTCcactttccaactccgatcggctcgaatctagccaaaacaattatatactataaatataactataagaaactaatttaaataatgaaattacgactttagcaaagaattgaaagatcgccccaaaaagtcaacccgggcccacgtctcggaaccaggctaaaattataaaatccgaacacccattcgataacaagtccaaccatataagaattactcaaatccgacctcatttggcatttcaaaacccaaaattttggtctaagaactttcaccatctcccccccccccccccaaatgtcttaacccaaatccttaattaaatgaagaaattaatgatagattagtggatacTAATAAAAAATGAGtgtagaatccttacccaaatgtttcctctaAAAATCTCTCGAAATATCGTTACAAACCGAgttctctaggtccaaaaatggataatgaaatcaaaccctcgaaaaaatcctcttttctgcccagtcAAACCGCATCTGCGGGCAAGGTATCTCTTTTGCGATGTCGCACCTgtggaaaaaccatcgcaggtgcagaaatcacCCAAGTACaggccttccgcttctgcgtatAAAGCCCCGTATCTATGGGACCGCTTCTGCGGGAACGcggccgcacctgcgaccactggcgcTTCTGCGCTCCATTCCATCGTAGAAGCAAATGTGCTTCTGCGGAAAATGTCCCACTTCTGTGACCACTGCTGGGCAAGGCCTGCTCCGCATCTACGACTAAAAGCTCGCTTATACGAGCatgcacctgcggccaaccccATCGCAGGTCCGATGACACGAGAACCAACCCAGCACCAGCcatcctctaagtccaaaaatgatccgatgacaatccgaatcacacccgaggcctcaggacctcaaccaaatataccaaccagtcctaaaatatcatacgaacttaggcaagcctttaaatcacatcaaacaacgctaaaaacacgaattgcacatcgattcaagcctaatgaactttagaacttctaacttctacatccgataccgaaacctatcaaatcaagtccgatttacctcaaattttgcacacaagtcataattgacattacggacctactccaactttcgaaatcaaaattcaaccctgatatcaacaagtccactcccggtcaaacttttcaaaaatcattcaattttccaactttcaccaattaacgtcaaaatgacctacggacctccaaatcaacatccgaacacgctcctaagaccaaaatcaccatacggagctattagaattgtcaaaacttcattccggagttgtctttacATAATTCGAACTACGATTAAtttctacgacttaaacttccattttagggactacgtgtcccatttctctccaaaaccaaaaaccaacctcccggcaagtcacgtaaccacagaatgaaatagaggaagcaataaataggggtgcATCCGGGTTGTTACAGTTAGAATAGGTTTTCTTAACTTTATTCTTATTCTAGTTTGATTAGGATTAGTTTTCCTTAATCTTATCAATTTTACTCATTGTAAGGCCTATTTAAAATGCTTAATATGCTGAAAATAAAGATGAGTGATTAGTATTTCTAAGCTCTTGCTTCAAAAACGTAATTTACTTTTTATTTAACTATTCTTCATTTATTCAACGCTTCTTGTAATCTTGCGGGATTGAAGAACGTGTGGGTGAGGTTTCTTTTCCTCTTACATTCTTCTAAAGTGACTTTGAAGAATGCTTCCGCTAGTTTTGTGAAAAACTTTAGCCGGgtgcttttttttttctcttcgtTATGCTTGAGAGGTGCAAAACGTTGAAAGTAATCAATACATGAGCAACATCTTTCAACTCCCCAATCATATTTGTCATTTGCCTCAGATATGTTTTCATTGAATGTTTTGGGCGTTTGTTATATGAGTCAAATTTGATCGTTAAGGATAGCAGCTTTGCGGTGGAACATGTTTCAAACCTATTCCCCAAAGCATTCCAAAGATCCATAGCTCTTTGGTGATCCTTGAAATCCCTTAGGATGTCATCATCCAAGGTGCTCGGTAATGTAATGCGAGCAGTGGGGTTCTTtttcttttgtcacgacccaatttttccctccgtTAGGTAtggtgatggcacttagtcttagggactaggtaagcctaacatttactgaataacaacaataattaaataacatctaacaatttttgaaatggaaatctctataaaatttacaatttcgAAAATCGGTAGtatgagtcataagctctactgagttactagaaagcctataaatacaattgttttgAATTAGAGgtaaaacagtgcaagtacaatatcaaaaggtgactccgaagcctacgaacgcagcaacaggtttaccttgagtctccacagcaagatccgtaTTGCTAGCGATCGGTCAACTGACTCCACatttacctggatctgcacaaaaatgtgcagaagtgtagtatgagtacaccacagtcggtacccaataagtatcaagactaacctcagtggaatagtgacgaggtacagtcaagatactcactagtcaaataacctgtgccatactaaaataatcaaaaaaaaatagtaatgatagcaacaataatccactagtgctataaacagtaaggcagcaagaacaccataattattactcagatgaataaaaaatacaagaacaaccaattaaacaagtctttcacatataatctcttcaaataaataccctctaaatatatttcttc contains:
- the LOC138908050 gene encoding uncharacterized protein; this translates as MGDSIVVDRVYQSCLVVLSDFKTKADLLLLSMVNFDVILGMDWLSPYHAILDCHAKTVTLSMPRLPRLEWRGTLDYVPSRVVSFLKARRKVEKGRNAYLAYLRDVSADTSTVESLQVVRDYPDVFPADLSSMPPDRDIDFGNDLLPGTQPISIPPYRIAQTESEELKE